A genome region from Geodermatophilus bullaregiensis includes the following:
- a CDS encoding DUF488 domain-containing protein, with amino-acid sequence MAAAGCRRASRSPTAGGPSPSSPAYAAHTRTPGFAAALDEVLGEAATATVAVMCSESVWWRCHRRLVADVAVLARGVPVRHLVPDGRLSDHRPSDGAVLGADGLLRWPGPP; translated from the coding sequence GTGGCCGCCGCCGGCTGCCGCCGGGCGAGCCGGTCGCCGACGGCTGGTGGACCGTCGCCCAGTTCGCCCGCCTACGCCGCGCACACCCGGACGCCGGGGTTCGCCGCGGCGCTCGACGAGGTGCTCGGCGAGGCGGCGACGGCGACCGTGGCGGTGATGTGCAGCGAGAGCGTGTGGTGGCGCTGCCACCGGCGGCTGGTCGCCGACGTCGCCGTCCTCGCCCGCGGCGTGCCGGTGCGGCACCTGGTGCCCGACGGCCGGCTGTCCGACCACCGCCCCTCGGACGGCGCGGTGCTGGGCGCCGACGGCCTCCTCCGCTGGCCGGGACCGCCGTGA
- a CDS encoding ATP-binding cassette domain-containing protein, which translates to MTAGPRDGTLLQLVAGGRVWTFDGSRPVVVGRDPRCDVQLPDVEVSRTHLSLQLEERGWVLRDLGSSNGTSVDGWALPGGTADGPPPGAGRPLEPGREHRVQVGGRDGPTLVIRSGPGAHLAPGHAVPAPPPGHAAPSRVVVIGRDPACDVVVADDPLVSRRHAAIEVAGPGTAVVRDLGSSNGTHLNGARLSGEAVLTAGDTIGVGSTTVTWDGRAAVLPRGHTATLDARHLGVATRGGKRLLDDVSLTVRAGQLVAVIGPSGAGKSTLLGALTGLRPAGMGRVTWDGRDLYQQYDHLRHLIGLVPQDDVLHRQLTVRRALGFAARLRLPQDTTAAERDERVRRVLAEVGLSDQVDQRIDSLSGGQRKRTSIALELLTAPQLLFLDEPTSGLDPGLDRQVMEGLRVLADAGRVVIVVTHSVLALDQCDRVLLLAAGGRVAFFGPPDQLLSYFGVRDHPAVFRALDDPAWVGRFAESPVRRAYIGATSVVTPMPPPAGAAPAPMRPAPVRQLGTLVRRNLAVVAADRLFLALLVGMPVVLAVMAHAFPGEAGLSVRAAGGDPAEAQQRIIVLVVGAALMGAALAVREFVAERPIYRREHAVGLSPTAYLASKVVVVGGAVAVQSVAFTLLALVGLPGPDDPRVLPWGRWEIAAAAAAVGVTMCIAALAVSALARSTDQTMPALVALVMGQLVLCGGLFPLADRAGLEQVSWLLPARAGYAAMASTSQLQPLSGPQLDPLFTPTTSRWALDLGVLALQAAVFLAVTAWALARSVARSGTPR; encoded by the coding sequence GTGACGGCCGGACCGCGGGACGGCACGCTCCTCCAGCTCGTCGCCGGCGGCCGCGTGTGGACCTTCGACGGGTCCCGCCCGGTGGTGGTGGGACGGGACCCGCGGTGCGACGTCCAGCTGCCGGACGTCGAGGTCAGCCGCACGCACCTGTCCCTGCAGCTCGAGGAGCGGGGCTGGGTGCTGCGGGACCTCGGCAGCAGCAACGGCACCTCCGTCGACGGGTGGGCGCTGCCGGGCGGTACCGCGGACGGCCCGCCGCCCGGGGCGGGGCGGCCGCTCGAGCCCGGCCGGGAGCACCGGGTGCAGGTGGGCGGACGCGACGGCCCGACACTGGTGATCCGGTCCGGTCCCGGCGCGCACCTCGCGCCGGGACACGCCGTCCCGGCTCCGCCGCCGGGACACGCGGCGCCGTCGCGGGTCGTCGTCATCGGCCGCGACCCCGCCTGCGACGTCGTCGTGGCCGACGACCCGCTGGTGTCGCGCCGCCACGCCGCGATCGAGGTCGCCGGGCCGGGCACCGCCGTGGTCCGCGACCTGGGCAGCTCCAACGGGACCCACCTCAACGGGGCGCGGTTGTCCGGGGAGGCGGTCCTCACCGCCGGGGACACCATCGGGGTGGGCAGCACGACGGTCACCTGGGACGGCCGTGCGGCCGTCCTGCCCCGCGGCCACACGGCGACCCTCGACGCCCGCCACCTCGGGGTGGCCACCCGCGGCGGCAAGCGCCTGCTGGACGACGTCTCGCTCACGGTCCGGGCGGGGCAGCTCGTGGCGGTCATCGGTCCCTCCGGTGCCGGCAAGTCGACCCTGCTCGGCGCGCTCACCGGCCTGCGCCCGGCCGGCATGGGACGGGTGACGTGGGACGGGAGGGACCTCTACCAGCAGTACGACCACCTGCGGCACCTGATCGGACTCGTGCCCCAGGACGACGTGCTGCACCGCCAGCTCACCGTCCGGCGGGCGCTCGGGTTCGCCGCCCGCCTGCGGCTGCCGCAGGACACCACCGCCGCCGAGCGGGACGAGCGGGTGCGCCGGGTCCTCGCCGAGGTGGGGCTGTCCGACCAGGTCGACCAGCGGATCGACTCCCTCTCCGGCGGCCAGCGCAAGCGCACGTCCATCGCCCTGGAACTGCTCACCGCGCCGCAGCTGCTGTTCCTCGACGAGCCCACCTCCGGCCTGGACCCCGGACTCGACCGGCAGGTCATGGAGGGCCTGCGCGTGCTCGCCGACGCCGGCCGGGTGGTCATCGTGGTCACGCACAGCGTGCTCGCCCTGGACCAGTGCGACCGCGTGCTGCTGCTCGCGGCCGGCGGCCGGGTCGCCTTCTTCGGCCCTCCGGACCAGCTGCTGTCCTACTTCGGGGTCCGCGACCACCCCGCGGTCTTCCGGGCGCTCGACGACCCCGCCTGGGTCGGCCGGTTCGCCGAGTCACCGGTCCGCCGGGCCTACATCGGGGCGACGTCCGTGGTGACGCCGATGCCGCCGCCGGCCGGCGCGGCTCCTGCGCCCATGCGGCCGGCGCCGGTCCGCCAGCTGGGCACGCTGGTCCGGCGCAACCTCGCCGTCGTGGCCGCCGACCGGCTGTTCCTGGCGCTGCTGGTAGGGATGCCGGTGGTGCTCGCGGTCATGGCCCACGCCTTCCCGGGGGAGGCGGGTCTGTCGGTGCGCGCGGCCGGCGGGGACCCCGCCGAGGCGCAGCAGCGGATCATCGTGCTGGTGGTGGGCGCGGCCCTGATGGGCGCCGCGCTCGCGGTCCGGGAGTTCGTCGCCGAGCGCCCGATCTACCGCCGCGAGCACGCCGTGGGTCTGTCGCCGACCGCCTACCTGGCCAGCAAGGTCGTCGTCGTGGGCGGGGCCGTCGCGGTCCAGTCGGTGGCGTTCACCCTCCTGGCGCTCGTCGGCCTGCCGGGCCCCGACGACCCGCGGGTGCTGCCCTGGGGCCGGTGGGAGATCGCGGCCGCGGCGGCCGCGGTGGGCGTGACGATGTGCATCGCCGCGCTGGCCGTCTCGGCGCTGGCGCGGTCCACCGACCAGACCATGCCGGCTCTGGTCGCGCTGGTCATGGGGCAGCTCGTGCTGTGCGGCGGGCTGTTCCCGCTGGCCGACCGGGCCGGCCTGGAGCAGGTCTCCTGGCTGCTGCCCGCCCGTGCCGGCTACGCGGCGATGGCCTCGACCTCCCAGCTGCAGCCCCTGTCCGGTCCCCAGCTGGACCCGTTGTTCACGCCCACCACGTCGCGCTGGGCGCTGGACCTGGGGGTGCTGGCCCTCCAGGCGGCGGTCTTCCTGGCCGTGACCGCGTGGGCGCTGGCGCGGTCGGTGGCGCGCTCGGGCACCCCGCGCTGA
- a CDS encoding allene oxide cyclase barrel-like domain-containing protein produces the protein MTTSRSTCRTALAAVVLVAGAGTALAVVPAATADQPLHLVSVAVPERNTDLDLGELGPSAGDAQVFLDDVQRDGRTVGTNAGSCTITTITETRLAVHCTATLTLPEGQITVQGAAEEDPGVEPTGFTWAVTGGTGRWAGAGGEVTGTFRTDTDTDAVDLEVRLR, from the coding sequence GTGACCACGTCTCGTTCCACTTGCCGCACTGCCCTGGCGGCGGTGGTGCTCGTCGCCGGTGCCGGCACGGCTCTGGCCGTCGTCCCCGCCGCGACCGCCGACCAGCCGCTGCACCTGGTCAGCGTCGCCGTCCCCGAACGCAACACCGACCTCGACCTCGGGGAGCTGGGGCCGAGCGCGGGCGACGCCCAGGTCTTCCTCGACGACGTGCAGCGGGACGGCCGGACCGTCGGCACCAACGCCGGCAGCTGCACGATCACGACCATCACCGAGACCCGGCTGGCCGTGCACTGCACCGCCACGCTGACCCTCCCCGAGGGGCAGATCACCGTCCAGGGCGCCGCTGAGGAGGATCCCGGCGTCGAGCCGACCGGCTTCACCTGGGCGGTCACGGGCGGCACCGGCCGCTGGGCGGGAGCGGGTGGAGAGGTGACCGGCACCTTCCGGACCGACACCGACACCGACGCCGTCGACCTGGAGGTCCGCCTCCGCTGA
- the pruA gene encoding L-glutamate gamma-semialdehyde dehydrogenase, with translation MDAVTNVPPPTNEPVLSYAPGSPERAALQQRLTELAAEPLELTMTLGDKQRMGGGERFDVVQPHRHAAVLGTAAHATHADAEDAVRWAKDAAPGWQELSFDDRAAVFLKAADLLAGPWRQTLNAATMLGQSKTAHQAEIDSACELVDFWRWNVHFAREIVSAQPVSSPGVWNRSDHRPLEGFVYAVTPFNFTAIAGNLPTAPALMGNTVVWKPAPTQQFAAHLLMRLLEEAGLPPGVITMVTGDGIAVSDVVLADRDLAGIHFTGSTPVFQHLWRTVGENIASYRGYPRIVGETGGKDFVVAHPSADVDVLRTALVRGAFEFQGQKCSAASRAYVPRSVWARLRDDLVEVTESLEVGDVTDFSNFMGAVIDRRSFSKLSGVIDRVDDDPALSIVAGGRADDSEGFFVRPTIIEGTDPGHEVFTTEYFGPILAVHVYDDADYDTVLTQMEAAAPYALTGAVIAQDRAAIAHAQRVLRFAAGNFYVNDKPTGAVVGQQPFGGGRASGTNDKAGAAQNLQRWTSTRSIKETFVPPTDHRYPHMG, from the coding sequence GTGGACGCCGTCACCAACGTCCCCCCGCCGACCAACGAGCCGGTGCTGAGCTACGCCCCCGGCTCGCCGGAGCGCGCGGCCCTGCAGCAGCGGCTGACCGAGCTGGCCGCCGAGCCGCTCGAGCTGACCATGACCCTCGGCGACAAGCAGCGGATGGGCGGCGGCGAGCGCTTCGACGTCGTCCAGCCGCACCGGCACGCCGCCGTCCTCGGCACCGCCGCGCACGCCACGCACGCCGACGCCGAGGACGCCGTCCGCTGGGCGAAGGACGCCGCGCCGGGCTGGCAGGAGCTGTCCTTCGACGACCGCGCCGCGGTGTTCCTCAAGGCCGCCGACCTGCTGGCCGGGCCGTGGCGGCAGACGCTCAACGCGGCGACCATGCTCGGGCAGTCCAAGACCGCCCACCAGGCCGAGATCGACAGCGCCTGCGAGCTCGTCGACTTCTGGCGCTGGAACGTGCACTTCGCCCGCGAGATCGTGTCCGCGCAGCCGGTGTCCTCGCCGGGCGTGTGGAACCGCAGCGACCACCGGCCGCTCGAGGGCTTCGTCTACGCCGTCACGCCGTTCAACTTCACCGCGATCGCCGGCAACCTGCCCACCGCGCCGGCGCTCATGGGCAACACCGTCGTCTGGAAACCCGCGCCCACCCAGCAGTTCGCCGCGCACCTGCTCATGCGGCTGCTGGAGGAGGCTGGGTTGCCGCCGGGCGTGATCACGATGGTCACCGGCGACGGGATCGCGGTCTCCGACGTCGTGCTGGCCGACCGGGACCTCGCCGGCATCCACTTCACCGGGTCGACGCCGGTGTTCCAGCACCTGTGGCGGACGGTGGGGGAGAACATCGCCTCCTACCGCGGCTACCCCCGCATCGTCGGCGAGACCGGCGGCAAGGACTTCGTCGTCGCCCACCCCTCGGCCGACGTCGACGTGCTGCGGACCGCGCTGGTGCGCGGCGCCTTCGAGTTCCAGGGGCAGAAGTGCTCGGCGGCCAGCCGGGCCTACGTGCCGCGGTCGGTGTGGGCGAGGCTGCGCGACGACCTGGTCGAGGTCACCGAGTCGCTGGAGGTGGGCGACGTCACCGACTTCTCGAACTTCATGGGCGCGGTCATCGACCGCAGGTCCTTCTCCAAGCTGTCCGGCGTCATCGACCGGGTCGACGACGACCCCGCGCTGTCGATCGTGGCCGGCGGTCGGGCCGACGACAGCGAGGGCTTCTTCGTCCGCCCGACGATCATCGAGGGCACCGACCCCGGGCACGAGGTCTTCACCACGGAGTACTTCGGCCCGATCCTCGCGGTGCACGTCTACGACGACGCCGACTACGACACCGTGCTGACCCAGATGGAGGCGGCGGCGCCGTACGCGCTGACCGGGGCGGTCATCGCCCAGGACCGGGCGGCCATCGCGCACGCCCAGCGCGTCCTGCGCTTCGCGGCCGGCAACTTCTACGTCAACGACAAGCCCACCGGCGCCGTCGTCGGCCAGCAGCCCTTCGGCGGCGGGCGGGCCTCGGGCACCAACGACAAGGCCGGCGCGGCGCAGAACCTGCAGCGCTGGACGTCGACCCGGTCGATCAAGGAGACCTTCGTCCCGCCGACCGACCACCGCTACCCGCACATGGGCTGA
- a CDS encoding sensor histidine kinase, which produces MGSRWIRTGAAVAATLLCAAAAVLSAWVDARVAEPPASTIGGVYSLVYAATGALLVHLRPRNAIGWLFVLTGLLQALSVGGGAYGGYGVDVADPVWPLAGWAALVGSMLWLPSLVLPATVLVALYPSGELPARWWRWPVGAVSVGLAVLTVVSSLTQSAYDDTASGPAPVDLPRSWWIPVAVSAGGAVLGGAVTIWVATVVRLVRARPPERQQLAWLVCVVLPLMLAVFVLPDSVEWLILPLGLMVPGAVVVGVVRYRLLGIMVSRALVYAALTAAVVVLYLAGAALVAAALGRTLSPVTGAVAAALLAVALNPARTWLQSAADRFVYGSRRDPVTAVTELGDRVADADEAELLPAVLDTVTTALRVPAAQVLPPGEPADRAGAVAVPLRVGGRDVGALRVAERHPGEPFTAGDLRLLAALAPQVAVVVRALELTGSLERERDRVLAATHAERDRIRRDLHDGVGPSLAGIGLGVQAVQAHLREPVDPRTGGLLTRLRDEVDDAVGEVRRILDGLRPGSLDDAGLVAAVGRHADALAPSVPVRVIAGELPPLPPEVETAAYRIAQEALTNVVRHSGARSAEVGLRTRDGRLEVAVADDGAGFATGDDPGCTGVGLESMRARARAVGGDLTVTTGPDGTRVVAGLPLEASR; this is translated from the coding sequence GTGGGCTCCCGATGGATCCGCACCGGCGCCGCGGTCGCCGCCACCCTGCTCTGCGCCGCCGCGGCGGTGCTGTCGGCGTGGGTCGACGCCCGTGTCGCCGAACCCCCGGCCTCGACCATCGGCGGCGTCTACTCCCTCGTCTACGCGGCCACCGGCGCGCTGCTGGTCCACCTGCGGCCGCGGAACGCGATCGGCTGGCTGTTCGTGCTCACCGGACTGCTGCAGGCGCTCAGCGTCGGCGGCGGCGCGTACGGCGGCTACGGCGTGGACGTCGCCGACCCGGTCTGGCCGCTGGCAGGGTGGGCGGCCCTGGTCGGCTCGATGCTGTGGCTGCCGTCCCTGGTGCTGCCGGCCACCGTGCTCGTCGCGCTGTACCCCTCGGGCGAGCTACCGGCGCGCTGGTGGCGGTGGCCGGTCGGCGCGGTCTCGGTCGGGCTCGCCGTCCTCACGGTCGTGAGCAGCCTGACCCAGTCCGCGTACGACGACACTGCCTCCGGGCCCGCTCCGGTGGACCTGCCCCGGAGCTGGTGGATCCCCGTCGCCGTGTCCGCCGGGGGGGCCGTGCTCGGCGGCGCGGTCACCATCTGGGTCGCCACGGTGGTGCGGCTGGTGCGTGCCCGCCCCCCGGAGCGGCAACAGCTGGCCTGGCTGGTCTGCGTCGTCCTGCCACTCATGCTGGCTGTCTTCGTCCTCCCCGACTCGGTCGAGTGGCTCATCCTGCCGCTGGGCCTGATGGTCCCGGGCGCCGTCGTCGTCGGCGTCGTCCGCTACCGGCTCCTCGGCATCATGGTCAGCCGGGCGCTGGTCTACGCCGCCCTCACCGCCGCCGTCGTCGTCCTGTACCTGGCCGGAGCGGCGCTGGTCGCGGCCGCGCTCGGGCGCACCCTCTCGCCCGTGACCGGCGCGGTGGCCGCGGCGCTGCTCGCGGTCGCGCTGAACCCTGCACGTACGTGGCTGCAATCGGCGGCCGACCGGTTCGTCTACGGGTCACGGCGCGACCCGGTGACCGCGGTGACCGAGCTCGGCGACCGAGTGGCCGATGCCGACGAGGCCGAGCTGCTTCCCGCCGTCCTCGACACGGTGACCACGGCGCTGCGCGTGCCGGCCGCCCAGGTCCTGCCACCGGGGGAGCCGGCGGACCGCGCCGGAGCGGTCGCCGTCCCCCTTCGGGTCGGTGGCCGGGACGTCGGCGCTCTCCGCGTGGCCGAACGGCACCCGGGCGAGCCGTTCACCGCCGGGGACCTGCGGCTGCTGGCGGCGCTGGCGCCCCAGGTGGCCGTCGTCGTCCGGGCGCTGGAGCTGACCGGGTCGCTCGAGCGAGAACGTGACCGCGTCCTCGCCGCCACCCATGCCGAGCGGGACCGCATCCGCCGTGACCTGCACGACGGCGTGGGGCCCTCGCTCGCCGGGATCGGTCTCGGTGTCCAGGCGGTGCAGGCCCACCTGCGTGAGCCGGTCGACCCACGGACCGGTGGGCTGCTCACGCGGCTGAGGGACGAGGTCGACGACGCCGTCGGCGAGGTGCGCCGGATCCTCGACGGGCTGCGGCCGGGCTCCCTGGACGACGCGGGGCTCGTGGCCGCGGTGGGCAGGCACGCGGACGCGCTGGCGCCGTCGGTGCCGGTGCGGGTGATCGCCGGGGAGCTGCCCCCGTTGCCGCCGGAGGTCGAGACGGCGGCCTACCGGATCGCGCAGGAGGCGCTGACCAACGTGGTCCGACACTCCGGCGCCCGGTCGGCCGAGGTGGGTCTGCGGACTCGGGACGGCCGCCTCGAGGTGGCCGTGGCCGACGACGGCGCTGGGTTCGCGACCGGGGACGACCCGGGCTGCACCGGCGTGGGGCTGGAGTCCATGCGCGCCCGCGCACGGGCGGTGGGTGGCGACCTCACCGTGACCACCGGGCCGGACGGCACGCGGGTCGTCGCGGGGCTCCCCCTGGAGGCCAGCCGGTGA
- a CDS encoding MFS transporter, producing MTGGTTRPRASLWRLPAMRALVGATTLGFVSYCLTLASLPAYAVAGGASPDTAGVVTAVFLLVTVAVQSSVPALTARFGLGPVFAAGLLALGAPAPLYVLGDGVLWLSAVSAVRGAGFAVLTVLGATLAAQVAPLERRGESIGLYGLAIAVPNLVAVPAGVALVLDGHAAVLSWLAAAPVLALPLLPVLTRTVRWEPGAWTSSRAAVRAALAPSAVLFVVTLAGGGLVTFLPIERPDGLLATAALLVFGVTGALSRWRAGLVADRLGTGRLLPVTLLTGAAGLAVVALGLSTGDAVVLLGAALFGAGYGAVQNLTLVTAFARAGEGGATTASALWNASFDAGTAVGALALGVVAAGAGLSWTYLLVAAVLVAALPVARAATRPA from the coding sequence ATGACCGGGGGGACGACGCGGCCGCGGGCGTCGCTGTGGCGGCTGCCGGCGATGCGCGCCCTGGTCGGCGCGACCACGCTCGGCTTCGTCAGCTACTGCCTGACGCTGGCCTCGCTGCCGGCCTACGCGGTCGCCGGCGGCGCGTCGCCGGACACCGCCGGGGTCGTGACGGCGGTGTTCCTGCTGGTCACGGTGGCCGTGCAGTCGTCCGTCCCGGCGCTCACCGCGCGGTTCGGCCTCGGCCCGGTGTTCGCGGCCGGCCTGCTCGCCCTGGGCGCACCCGCGCCGCTGTACGTGCTCGGCGACGGGGTGCTGTGGCTCTCGGCGGTCTCGGCGGTGCGCGGGGCCGGGTTCGCCGTGCTCACCGTGCTCGGGGCGACGCTGGCCGCGCAGGTTGCCCCGCTCGAGCGCCGCGGCGAGTCGATCGGCCTCTACGGGCTGGCCATCGCGGTGCCCAACCTGGTCGCCGTCCCCGCCGGCGTGGCGCTGGTGCTCGACGGGCACGCCGCGGTGCTCTCCTGGCTGGCCGCCGCTCCCGTGCTCGCCCTGCCACTGCTGCCCGTGCTGACCCGCACGGTGCGCTGGGAGCCGGGCGCGTGGACGTCGTCGCGCGCCGCGGTGCGGGCTGCGCTGGCGCCGTCGGCGGTGCTGTTCGTCGTCACCCTGGCCGGGGGCGGGCTGGTGACGTTCCTCCCGATCGAGCGGCCCGACGGCCTCCTGGCGACGGCGGCGCTGCTCGTCTTCGGCGTCACCGGCGCGCTCAGCCGCTGGCGGGCGGGGCTGGTGGCCGACCGGCTCGGCACCGGGCGGCTGCTGCCGGTCACCCTGCTCACCGGTGCGGCGGGGCTGGCCGTCGTCGCGCTGGGACTGTCCACCGGGGACGCCGTCGTGCTCCTCGGCGCGGCGCTGTTCGGCGCCGGCTACGGCGCGGTGCAGAACCTGACGCTGGTCACCGCCTTCGCCCGCGCCGGCGAGGGCGGGGCGACCACGGCCAGCGCCCTGTGGAACGCCTCCTTCGACGCGGGCACCGCGGTCGGCGCCCTGGCCCTGGGCGTGGTCGCGGCCGGCGCCGGCCTGTCGTGGACCTACCTGCTCGTGGCCGCCGTGCTGGTTGCGGCCCTGCCGGTGGCGCGGGCGGCGACCCGGCCGGCCTGA
- a CDS encoding response regulator transcription factor has product MTVRVVLADDHPMYRFGLRAVLDASPEVDVVGEAANGAELLAQVARCSPDVVLTDLSMPTLSGTAAIDELTRRRPGLGILVLTMHEDDASLLGALRAGARGYLLKGADRDEIVRAVLAVAGGDALYGGAVARRVADALTGTATRTPAFPELTGREREVLELLAAGLPTGQIARRLGLSDKTVRNHVSAVLTKLQVPDRAAAVSRAREAGMGTPGHGR; this is encoded by the coding sequence GTGACCGTCCGCGTGGTGCTGGCCGACGACCACCCGATGTATCGCTTCGGGCTGCGTGCGGTGCTGGACGCCTCGCCGGAGGTCGACGTGGTGGGCGAGGCCGCGAACGGTGCGGAGCTGCTGGCCCAGGTGGCCCGCTGCTCGCCGGACGTCGTCCTCACCGACCTGTCGATGCCGACGCTGTCCGGTACGGCGGCCATCGACGAGCTGACCCGTCGGCGACCCGGGCTCGGCATCCTCGTGCTCACCATGCACGAGGACGACGCGTCGCTGTTGGGTGCGCTGCGTGCCGGCGCGCGCGGTTACCTGCTGAAGGGGGCCGACCGGGACGAGATCGTGCGGGCGGTGCTCGCCGTCGCCGGCGGTGACGCCCTGTACGGCGGCGCGGTCGCCCGTCGGGTCGCGGACGCCCTGACCGGGACGGCCACCCGCACCCCGGCCTTCCCGGAGCTGACCGGTCGGGAGCGCGAGGTGCTCGAGTTGCTGGCCGCCGGGCTGCCGACCGGCCAGATCGCGCGCCGGCTGGGCCTGTCGGACAAGACCGTGCGCAACCACGTGTCCGCCGTCCTCACGAAGTTGCAGGTCCCCGATCGAGCCGCCGCCGTCTCCCGCGCCCGGGAGGCCGGTATGGGCACTCCCGGCCACGGTCGATAA
- a CDS encoding Lrp/AsnC family transcriptional regulator, translating to MAELSDLDRRLLAALREDGRAPVAELARRLGVTRATVTSHLDRLVAEDVVVGFTVRVRDETLAGGVRAVSLIEVEGRSTDDVIRRLRGFPEIESMHSTNGAWDLVAETRTADLAEFDRLLNRIRAVPGVINSQTSLLLTSVLR from the coding sequence ATGGCAGAGCTGAGCGACCTCGACCGACGGCTGCTGGCGGCCCTGCGCGAGGACGGCCGGGCGCCGGTGGCGGAGCTGGCCCGCCGGCTGGGGGTCACCCGGGCGACCGTCACCAGCCACCTCGACCGGCTGGTCGCCGAGGACGTGGTCGTCGGGTTCACCGTCCGGGTGCGGGACGAGACCCTGGCCGGCGGCGTGCGCGCGGTCTCGCTCATCGAGGTCGAGGGGCGCTCCACCGACGACGTCATCCGGCGGCTGCGCGGGTTCCCCGAGATCGAGTCGATGCACTCGACCAACGGCGCCTGGGACCTCGTCGCCGAGACCCGCACCGCCGACCTCGCCGAGTTCGACCGGCTGCTCAACCGGATCCGGGCCGTCCCCGGCGTGATCAACAGCCAGACCAGCCTGCTGCTGACCTCCGTCCTGCGCTGA
- a CDS encoding proline dehydrogenase family protein codes for MLSQKALLLGASRRPALRRALVGTPVTRHVVDRFVAGETLPEALDVVRRLTGEGLAVTLDHLGEDVTDRAEARRSRDAYLAALDGLAPLGLGRAAEVSVKLSAFGQALPGGEDVALELVRPVVEAAAAIGTTVTLDMEDSSTVDATLGTLAELRRAHPETGAVLQAALHRTEDDARALAVPGSRVRLVKGAYDEPPSVAHQGRDDVDAAYARCLGVLMRGPGYPMVGSHDPRLVSLAQRLAAEYDRAADSWEVQMLYGIRPAEQHRLAAEGVTVRAYVPYGVDWYGYFVRRLAERPANLRFFLRSLVTTS; via the coding sequence GTGCTCTCGCAGAAGGCCCTGCTCCTCGGCGCGTCCCGGCGGCCGGCCCTGCGCCGCGCGCTGGTCGGGACACCGGTCACCCGGCACGTCGTCGACCGGTTCGTCGCCGGCGAGACGCTGCCCGAGGCGCTCGACGTCGTCCGCCGGCTGACCGGGGAGGGTCTCGCGGTCACCCTCGACCACCTCGGCGAGGACGTCACCGACCGGGCCGAGGCCCGCCGCTCCCGTGACGCCTACCTGGCCGCCCTCGACGGGCTGGCCCCGCTCGGGCTCGGCCGGGCCGCCGAGGTGTCGGTCAAGCTCTCCGCCTTCGGCCAGGCCCTGCCCGGCGGCGAGGACGTGGCGCTGGAGCTGGTCCGGCCGGTGGTCGAGGCGGCCGCGGCGATCGGCACGACGGTCACCCTCGACATGGAGGACTCCTCGACCGTCGACGCCACCCTCGGCACCCTCGCCGAGCTGCGCCGCGCCCACCCCGAGACCGGCGCCGTCCTGCAGGCCGCGCTGCACCGCACCGAGGACGACGCCCGGGCGCTGGCGGTACCCGGCTCGCGGGTGCGGCTGGTCAAGGGCGCCTACGACGAGCCGCCGTCGGTCGCCCACCAGGGCCGCGACGACGTCGACGCCGCCTACGCCCGCTGCCTCGGCGTGCTCATGCGCGGGCCGGGGTACCCCATGGTCGGCAGCCACGACCCGCGGCTGGTCTCGCTGGCCCAGCGGCTGGCGGCCGAGTACGACCGTGCGGCGGACTCGTGGGAGGTGCAGATGCTCTACGGCATCCGCCCCGCCGAGCAGCACCGGCTGGCCGCCGAGGGCGTGACCGTGCGCGCCTACGTCCCCTACGGCGTCGACTGGTACGGCTACTTCGTCCGCCGGCTGGCCGAGCGCCCCGCGAACCTGCGCTTCTTCCTGCGCTCCCTCGTCACCACGTCCTGA